CCTAATTCATTCGCGCACTTGACTTCCTTTTTATTAAATTGGGACTTGAAGATGGAGAATGAAAACAAAGATTTCTGTTTGGATGTTAAAATGATCCTTTATTTCAACAAGATCTGGGCACTTACTCTATAAGTACTGTGCCAGATGCTAGAGTTAGAGATGTGAACAAGACCATCAAGATGTCCACCATCATTGTCTAGAAGAAtataaacaggaaaagaaatgtacATACCAGGAGTGAGAATCATGAACTTCTATCACAGTTACATAGTGCCTTAGTTACTcccctgtcactgtgataaaataccctgacaaaagcaacttaaaggagaaaggactTATTTGGGGCTCACATTTCCAGAAGGAAATggcccatcatggcagagaagacaCAGTAGCAAGCACAGAAGGCAGGCATaggagcaggaggctggctggtcacattggaTCCGTACTTAACAAaggagagagtgaacaggaagccAGGTCAGGCTACaaagcctcaaagcctgcccccttcccccaccacttcctccagtgaggctccaTCCATCTGCTAAGGGTTCTACAGCCTTCTCAAACAGCACCACCCGCTGGAGAATGGGTGTTCAAACAAATGAACCCTTTAGGGGACAGTTCACATTTAAACCACCCACATTGAAGACAGTAATATGTGGCAGAATTATATCTTGCCAACCAAacacgggggggtgggggggttgggggggagggaaCTACCCTACACTGAACACATGGACCCACATGTGGATGGGAGGACATGGTTGACACTGGAAGATGAGTTCCCGTACGAATGCTTCCAGAATAAGTATGTGTAAAACCAACGAAAGCTGTTTACGTAATCTCTCACAAAGCAGAAGAGGAATGATGAGAATATGCTTGTCTCTGGTTTCAATGTCCATAGCCCAGCCTTTCCCTCCTTCCACAGTGGGAAACATGCATGTTATGCACGTTTCCTGGCAAGAGACAAAATATTAATGGTGCCCTAAAGATGCACGCCACAAAGCTGGTTATAGCACAAAGCCAGGCGTTATAGCACAtgcctgaatcccagcactcaggaggcagcagcagaaggACCGCTGTAAACTCACGGTTGACCTGATCTACACAAGCAAGCTCCCAGCACAGCCAGATCCACaggctgagaccctgcctcaaaaacccaaaaataaataaatgggcacATACGCTAGGAGAGGGATGAAAATAATCTAACTATATCCTGGAGATTCAGTACAGCTAAAATATGATACGAAGCTCTTAGGCCTCCAGGAAAACCACTCAGAACTTTATTTTAGGTGATATGTCCTACCAAGCAATGTTAGTGATGATAACGAGAGAACCTCTAAAGCGTTGTACTAGCAAGGTAGAGAGCTATGTGCTCAACAGAAACTATCCTACAGCAAAAGAAGACAACCactttatttagataaaaatctTCCTGACTTCCTAGCCAAGGGCTCCGGGTAGAGAATGGAGATGATAAAAGCAGGGTCGTGCTCAGAAGTGCCATTCTAATTATCCAGACATGTGTGCTGCTAATGGAGGAACATTTAGAGGACTCGGAATGGGAATAAACTAAGAGGTGGGGAAACTCTGCAAAGGACCTTGCCAGGGTTCCACACACCAAACCATCTGCATTCTGTGTGTTTTCAGCCAGGAGACATTCAAACACTGGATCCGGCAACTGTTTGTCAGGAAACTCTCATGAGGATTCTTTCCATGCCTGAGATTCCTCAAGCTCCCCAAACATTCTGTCCTGGCCTGTCATTACTAGATTGATGCATTGCTAACCAGATCTTCCTCTGAGGTCCAAGGTATTCAACAGTACTTTAATGAGAACATATACATGGTCATGATCTGCAGTGTTCACTTTAAAGAATGCTACCTTCAAAGGACATTTGGGGCAGAATTCATGGTTCTGATAAACATAGAAGGCTCTGGCCTTTAGCCTTGcaaactcacagacacacttTTGTTTACATGCCAAGGATGAAGCCAGCGCCTACAGCAGAAGCCCATAAAGCAAAGGCATCTGTTTATTAATTTACAGTAGCATAAGCTCACAGGAACTTCTTACCCATCACATGACCAAGGAATCAGCACAAGAagtcaaaagaacaaaatgttgGGGGGCATTTGGTATGTTCACTGCACAACGTATCCCCAGTGAAGCATGGAAACTCAGTCCCaggactaacacacacacacacacacacacacacacacacacacacacacacacacacacacaccgtgcctCCACTGGACCGTGTGTTGGCTGGGCACCGGCAGATGTTTACACCAGCACTTGTCTGAACACTTGAGTTCCCAGGCTTCATCAATACCTTGTTTAGGTTTCACATTTTCCTATATTCAGTCAAGATCTCTGTCTATTCTGCAGGATTCCAAGCTGCCTTTTCTTCAAGCGACTTTAGATAATTTAGTTTTGATCTTTTATAAGGTAAATTCCCAGTCTGGAATGGCATCTAACTGTGGCTCCCAGCCTGTGGTGAGTCTTCGCTAACACTGCTGTGCCACGAGGACCCATGATGGAATTTACCTTCTAGTATAGCTCGCACTATCTCTTCATGATATTTCTAAGTGTGTTCCACATTTGGGTCTTATGAAACTTTCTCTCGTCTTCTAAGATCTTTAAAAATGGGAATTCTCAGTGAGGTAGAACTATCATTGTAATGATGAAGTAGAATTGTCACCACAGTGTTTCCTGGGCTTATGCGTGTGTGAGCGCgcgcgcctgtgtgtgtgtgtgtgtgtgtgtgtgtgtgtgtgtgtgtgtgtgcgtgtgcatgcgtgtctgtgtgtgtgtgtgtatgtgtgtgtatgtgtatatgtatgtatgtgtgtatgtatgtgtatgtgagtatgtgtgtgtatgtgtgtgtacatgtatatgtgtgtatgtatgtgtatgtgtgtatgtgtgtgtatgtgtgtgtgtacctccatCCATCAGATTATAACCTAATATCACCTGATTCTTATAactcacacacatcatataccTTCGTCCATCAATATAGCATATTGGAGATTATACCATAATTAAATTAGTGTTCTTACCACTGAAATCAAACATGAAAGATCATTTCTGGCTTAGcttctttaatacatttttatttttatttgttccttgagaatttcatatatagaAGCACTAAATTAAGTGGAGTAAAATAGGCTTTTTCTGTATGTCTGCCGTTGATGCAAACACAGGCAGATCCTGTAGGGAATATTTGGCTTGAACTTAGGCTCTTTTCCCTGCACTCTTTAACTCTCTTGGGCATGTTGGTGTTAAGCCGCTGTTCTTCTCTACCTGAGACTGCCATCCTCTCTTCTGACCTGCCCTTAGGGGTCCTTTGTCATTTGGCTTCTGTCGGACCTGTGCATCAAATCTGTAATTTTCAGTCACCCCACCTTTCCTCCTCAGCAGCTATACCACCAACAGCTTatagaaagatttaaaaattgaCTCAAAAGGGGTGCATTTCCAGAGCAGTGGGCCCTAGATAGCAGGCCTTACCCAACTTCAAAATGGACACAGcgatttcttcccctcccccaaactccTCTGAGAAAGCTCAATTTACAGCACTAGAATGAAGTTACATTCCAGATGCTTCCTCCAGGTGGGAAGTGTAAACTGGAAGACTTGAGTTGTATAAATAACTTGATAAGTAGGGCATGCATTCTTGCCTGTCTTTATTATCACTGGGCTCATGGTGGTTGTAACCTGACTTGGCCAGAAAGCCTACAGATCCCTTCTAAACAAAAGCATTCTTCATCCGAGACAGCAAAAGACAGAAATCAAGCTCTTTATCTTAAGCCAGATTCTTGCTTACAACAAAGATAAAAAGGAACAAGTTTCAATGAGGCTGGACCCTTGAGATTGATCTCAGCAGTCTTCCTAAGAATTAACCCAGTTCTTCCTAAGCACCCCAGCTTAAGTGTCTAATAGTAATAAATATAACAGAACATAAGTATATGAAGCAAACAATCCATTAAGACCCAAAGAAAATCCCCCATGAGTCTTCCCACACATAAATAGATTAGTAAATGAAGAAATACTATTTCAATTAAGATCCATTGGTAAAACTATTTGTATGGCCTAAGAAACCTTCCCAATGTTACCAATGTATCAAAAAATAACATGTGGCCATgtctggtgacacatgcctgtaatcccagcacttcagaagcaGAAACTAAGGGAATCtcaaatcccaggccagcctgggctacaccatGAGACCTTATCAGAAAAGCACAAAAgtgtatgtttacatatatgtcaCAAGGGCTGAAAACATGTACACATCTTAAGAGCAGATTATGTTtataacagaagaaaaagtggaAAACTGATGTTTCCTTCTGAACTGAAATGGGAAAAGATAGAGagacacaaacagacagacacaagcgcaccatacacacacacacagagagagagagagacagagacagagacagagacagagagaggtggtaGGAGATTTTAATTCCTCTTGATTTTGATGTGACAGctataactgaagaaaaaaaaaacagaatttgctGCTCAGGAAGCACCTCTGGGTGGGGCTGCGATTTGTTGCTGAGTTTGTAACGACTCCTCATCTAACTCATGATCCACAAACTCTAAACACATCAACACCTCAAAGATGGATGTAGACTTATACAAGCAGTCTGTCATTCTTGGTTTACTGTAACAGTGAAGAACGAAGTCAGACTGAGCGCCCCTGAAAGAATATAGCACAAGGAATGTCTATGTTAGGCTGGAAACACAAGGTCTCGGCTTCTGTCTTGACAGGTGATGGGGAAAGGCTGTGTTCCAAAGACAAAGGcactcacagacactgagatctgAGTCCGAGTGGAGGTACACTCCACATGCTATGTCCAGAGCAGTTAGAGGCTAGAAGTGTCACACATTGGTCTTTGAGAAATCTTAGAAAACAAGAGATGCTCAGTGTGTTGAGACAGACAAACACCGTGTCAGCTGTTCAAGTTCCTGTAAGGTATATACCTCTAAGCTtgatctctcaaaaaaaaaaaaaatcctagaatgACTTGTTCAAAGGACCCTTTGTGAATGcccagaaaagagaaaacatacatacaattagTCCAAGTCATTTCAAACCGTTCAACTATTTGTTTTTGCTAGATTATACTGATAAGTGAAACTTGGTGGAAATAATTCTGGATTCTGCGGGACAGTTGAAAGATCTCTCCTAATGCCTTAGGAAAACAATGGGAGGTATGGATTGAGTTCAGTGGCAATTTGCCCAGACCTGTCTTATTGCTTTTAGCATCTTATTTCATCCAATACTAATGAGAATTTAACCCCAATTCAAGCAGAGATCCTAGGTAGAAATGTATCAGATGGGTAGTTCCACAGACAGCCTGCCACAGAGCCACAGGACTGCCTAGGATAGGATTGTAGAGCATTGGGAGGCTGCTGGGGGGCGATTTGGACTCACTTGTTAGGTTCTTAACCTTACTTGACTTGGATCCCAAGCTAGAGGCTCTTGGCTAAGCCACACCTATATTTCTGGCCCACAGAGACACCAGGATACTACATGTTTGTTGCTACAAACTActgcattttgaaataatttattttgcagCATAGATCATTAACACAACTAAACAGATCCCAGGTATAAAATGTATAGTTCAtaagcatgcatacatgtgtgtgtgtgtgtgtgtgtgtgtgtgtgtgtgtgtgtgtgtgtgtgtgtgtgtgtttatgtatgtgtacagttcatgtgcacatgtgtgtgcttataaagaccagaggtcaacttcaagAATTATTTCTCAGGAACCTTATGCTGTGGTGTTTTGGAGGCCAGGTCcatcttctcaaatattttcattaccCATACCAGACATCAGCAAGCCTgagttttcaaatttcattttgcaACATTTTTGACCTATCAAGCTTATTTTGGTAAATAAATTAATCaacttttgcagtgctgggactgAATCTACAGTTTTccacacactaggcaagtgctcaaccCCTGAACTACAACTGTAGCCCTCTTCTTACTGTTTAAAAGTTTTGAGTTCAAGGGTTGCCTTGAACTAATTCTGTTTCTTGGCAAGTCTTGAACCTGAGACCCTTCTGCCCCAATCTCCCAAGTAGCTAGAATTAGCTATTAAACTAGCAACTGGGCTACCAGATCCGACTGTCTTATTCCTTTTATTGTCTCAGTTATGGGTTTCTCAACTTATTGCTGGTCCTCTGCCAGCACACTAACTGTAGGCTCTATACATGTTGGGTATAAAAGAAGGGTTGGGAagatctgtgtttttttttttttttttttgtttatcatGCTTGGCGTCAGTTCAGATAATATGGCATTTATTTGCTCCTTGTAGGTTTGCTAGAACTTGCCCATAAAACATCTGAACCTCCTGTTATGAGCAGAGTTCTGCCCAGCCTGAACATGCTCATAACTAAACCTCATTTACACTTATGCTGTGAGTAGAGGAGCGATTTTAAAAACCCAAGAGAAGCATGTCAACACCTAACCAGCAGTAGAcatattttctccttctttccttccttttcctttctttttcacatCTGCTTTGAATGTTTAAAGAAATGTAATTGAAACAAAACATTGTCCATGATAGTGATGTTCCTCTGTAACTTCTCCTTTTAGGTCATTTCTACCCTCAGCTGCAGCCTCTTCCGTGATTTCATTGTGGATCATTCTTGCCTCTGTTATTTATCTAAACCTGGAGAGAGTCTGGACTATCCACGAGGTGTGTAAATAGCATCTAGCTCAGGGTTTGCAGACTTCAAGATTTATATATGCAACATGAAAttgtgtcatttatttatttttgtttcaaattgCTTTGAAGAGTTgcatttgggggctggggagttgGCCAAGTCCTTCATCTGAGAGCATGCACGCCTGAGTTTGATGCTCAGGACTCACATAAAGGTGAGGTAGGCATGGTGATGGGCACTTGaaatcctagtactggggaggcagacacaggaaatTCTTTGGGGTGGGTTGGCTGGTGCACTGTAGGCCCCAGTGAATAACTGGACAGccatacccccccccaaaaaaatctccACATTTTTCTGTTctaagtttgttttttaatcccctcctgtctcaacaaaaatcTGTATGGAATCAATCCCACaagtgtaggaaaaaaaaaaaaaaaaaaaaaaaaaaacctgctcttGCCATTCTCTTGGAAACAGAAGTGCTCTGGGGCCCTGTGTGGTAGTGCATGGAATtcagggttgttgttgttttttctcttttctctgtctattGACTCAGAGATTCCACAGTGTCTCTATGTGAATATGAACAGTTAACATTTGACAACACATGTCTACTTTCTCTTGTgtaattttttaactttaaaaatcctAAGTTGTAGAATGCTGGGGAGATCACTCGGTGGGTAGAAGCTCTTGACATGCATGTGTGAAGACTTGAGCACCCACATAGAGTCAGGAGTAGCCAGGCATTtggcctataaccccagcactgtgtgggggagagaaaaaagacttacctggggcttgctagctacaaacctagctccaggttcagtgaggaccctgtctcaaggcatcAAGACAGGGATAGAGCAGGACCCCCTGAcatcctcttttggcttccacacatatatgcatgggCACGATCATATCCACACACCTATGCGTGTGAaccacacccatatacacacaccaaaacaagGTGCAGGAGGTCAACAAAGGATAGATTTGAGATGTTGATCAGGTTAAGTGGACATTTTGACAGCACAGCTTCTCCTATGGTGTGTCTAATTAAGAAGTTTAACAGACATCCTTACAGTTGAAGGtgacacttttaaaataaaattctcaggccagcaagatggctcaacagctgAAGGCATTGGGATGGTGACATCagtgtgattcccagcacccacatgatggatgAAGAGAACTGGTTCCTACAAGtcatcctctaacctccacacaaaCATCatggcacatgcccacacacatacatatatgcaaaataataaacaaatgtaatttttattagaTTTCTTTCCAAATAGGAGGAGAACTGTGGagcataatcccagcatttgggaagcagaggcaggcagatctctgtaagttccagatTAGCCAAAActatgtaggaaaaaaaaaccctgctaatGATGACTTGAGCCCTGCCACTAAATGGGAGAATCATCAGAACCTGTAGGATTTTATTTAGAGTTGACAATTCCTATGataattttgcttatttttcaatcttttcttgttttctcctggAAAGGAAAGATGGTGGTCCATTTTAAACTTGAAATGTAGAAGGGTTGTTTTGTTAAAATACAGCTTAGTATGTACACAAAGAACTGGACACTTGACTCTCAGAAGAGAACTAACTGTGGTCTTTGAAGTTTGACTTCTATAACAGCATCATCCTCAGAATTGGTCACCCTAACTTCCTATTTTGTAGGCACATTGTAGGCTGATCTATAGGCAATGTAGATTGGCTAAGGGGATCTGACTCAATGTCTTAATGTTTCTATAGCTGGGTAATGTGGGTATAGTTTGCTGGTATAAAGTTctacctttgattttttttttaatctcaatttgtcgctttttgaaacaagattttaGTTATCTCAATACTGTGGCAATTATGTCTGCTACTACTGTCACACAGACCTGTTGCTCAGTGTCAAGGCATACAGAGGGCAGCTACTAATAGGAATACAAATGGTGGCCAAGAACATGGGCTGTCAGAGTAAGAGTCCTTGCTGGTGGTTAGCAATACTTTGACTCTTAAGTCCGGAGTGTGTAGTGGAAAGTTCTCCAATGTGACTGTGTAGATCTGAACTTACTTCGATGTCATTGTGAGAGAGAGCTACTGGACACCTAAGCTTTTCACTGCTACAAAACAGAGCTAAAATTTGATGAATAGTCAGACTCAAAGCCTTTTGATAGATAAACTTTCTGAATGAACTTATTCCATTAATAAACAGGATGTAACTAAAACCTGTCTGCACAGATAGTATGTCATTTCTGCATAGGTCTCTGTTTAGTTGATGTATACCTGTCAGGAATCTTACCCCAGTTaagaaacatatttatttttttttgttttttaattagccattaaataaattgATTGTAAAAAGACTTAGCTGGgaaatggtggtgcatacctttaatcccattactcgggaggcaaaggcaggtggatctctgggttcgaggccagactagtctacagagcaagttccagggcagctagggctacacaaagaaaccctgtgtcttagttaggatttctattgctgtgaagagacacaacggccatggcaacttttataaagggaaacatgtaattggggtggtttgcttaaagctcagaggtttagaccattaccatcatggtggaaaTCAAGGCAGCttgcagtcagacatggtgctggagaaggagctgagagttctacatcttgcaggcaacaataAGtaatctgtctcactgggtgtggcttcagcatatatgaggcctcaaagccacctccatagtgacacgcttcttccaacaagaccatgcctcttaatagtaccactccctttgggagccttttttttttttcaaaccactatACCCTCacttgggaaaaaacaaacaaacacatctaGTATTAAGTGAATTATCCCTAAGCTCTCCTCCATGACCAATATCtcagatttatttacttacttatatgTGGATAGTTTTgacctggtttggtttggtttgatgtACGCTCTCTGTAACCCAAGGTGACCTAGAATTCATTATGTatctgaaggtgaccttgaactaccATTTCTCctcacaggtgctgggattggaggcatgcactatcatgcctggtttatgaggtgctttggatctaacccagggcttcatgcatgacAGGTAAGCATCTTACCAATCAGCTGCATTCCTGGTCACTTCAGTTACTTCTGTGACAGCATCTCCTTATGTACCCTGGGCAGCCCAGAGCTCATTATCCTctcagcctccagggtgctgggtttaaaggtataCGACTCCACACTCATCCCCTAGGTTTATGTTAATCTATAGCTTTCCTGAATTATCTCTGTCTTGGGTTTTTCAAACCCActcatgatggggaaactgagatcaCTCAGTTCCAAAGAGTTCTTGGTGGTGAAAAGGTTAAAAACCAGATAATTACTTATCCTTCCTCACAGCTTGAGCATCTGTAGTTCCAGACACCTGCTACCCATGGAGATCAAGGCAGACCCATGACCAGAGGGCTCAGGGTCAGTATATTCAAACATGACCTTAATGAAATCCAAAGGAGTACAGTGTGGAAAGGAATGAAAGCAGTCTGTAAGTCTTACTCATTAACCACTCACTTAACCACTCACATTTTTATTAGCAGTTGGCAGCAAAAGTGTCTCCAGAAAGACcaggcaaaatcaaaagaaaggagAATTGGAGAGAAGACTTTGCTGATGTGAAATGAACTGACATCGGGAAATGAGTGCTGTTGAGAAGATCATGCCTGCTGACATGTCATCCTGGGGTATGATCTCCTCAGAGCTGACGCATtctctccccagcactgagagagaaCGTGGGTCGGaactccaggaaagccagggaggGCAGCGTCTGTGCAGGGCTGGAGGCAGACACCCACAGGATGGCTCCACGCTTGTGGACTGTATGTAGCACATCCTCAGAAGAGCTATGAAGTATTCCATTGTGAAGATGAGCCTCAGGGAGGCTGGACTCACAGCTACGTTGTCAGGAAGCGGGAGCGCAGGTGCCTGCTTGGCACACATTTGGAGAAGTTGGTGGACAGCAACCGGGGCCATTGCTGGAAGGTTTGCCTAAACCAGTCACACAGCAAGGGGGCGGGCAAGAAGGAGATTGGCAGCCGCTCTGATTGGAAGCGGGTCCAGATTGGCAGCTGCTCTGATTGGAAGCGGGTCCACCGCAAGTCAGTCTGCTAGAAACCATAACACATGAAGTTGATCTACCACTGCTCTTTGCACAACACGGGTACTGGCAGGTAACCACCGGCTGACAGATGCAGGAGCCTGGAGGTGCTGGTTGACAGTGAAGTGGCTGGCAAGAGGCGGGCACACAACAAGTTTGAGTGCAAGAACTGAACATACAAGATAATGGCTGGCAGGAGACAGGCATGCAGGGAGCTGACTGGCAGGGCTTGAGAATATAGCAGATAGGTTGGTAATAAACTGACTCGCAGAGCTGACCTTCACCTTTGATGGGTTGATGTGACCCTCCTTGGCAGCAAGTTGGTTGGCATGGACCAGCCTCACAGCTGACTGGTAGACACAGAGTCTCACCACAGGAAGTTGCTTCAGAGCAGGATGGCTGGCAGGATCCATCATCACAGTAGGTGGATGGCCCACATGATGCTTCGCATGACCCTGATGTGCAGACGGGTTCCTGGCTGGAGCT
This Peromyscus maniculatus bairdii isolate BWxNUB_F1_BW_parent chromosome 8, HU_Pman_BW_mat_3.1, whole genome shotgun sequence DNA region includes the following protein-coding sequences:
- the Krtap29-1 gene encoding keratin-associated protein 29-1, whose translation is MTDSCCPGNPKAVPPVPTISTCSNGGSIRNAIRLPSSCQTRTWQLVTHQENCKPSNSAPDTSEPVSCPSTCFPDTSCVGFVCQPIGSHTACCAPDTGGPPHPAASCQPSCVEFAGCHTTTTCCDNSPCHQSSSQEPVCTSGSCEASCGPSTYCDDGSCQPSCSEATSCGETLCLPVSCEAGPCQPTCCQGGSHQPIKGEGQLCESVYYQPICYILKPCQSAPCMPVSCQPLSCMFSSCTQTCCVPASCQPLHCQPAPPGSCICQPVVTCQYPCCAKSSGRSTSCVMVSSRLTCGGPASNQSSCQSGPASNQSGCQSPSCPPPCCVTGLGKPSSNGPGCCPPTSPNVCQAGTCAPAS